The DNA region CACTTAATCTCTGACATGTTCTTTATTCTGTAGTCAAACTAACATCAGAACCAATCAATACATGGATAAAGTAAGAGATCTGTAGTCACACTAACATCAGAACCAATCAATACATGGATAAAGTAAGAGATCTGTAGTCAAACTAACATCAGAACCAATCAATACATGGATAAAGTAAGAGATCTGTAGTCACACTAACATCAGAACCAATCAATACATGGATAAAGTAAGAGATCTGTAGTCACACTAACATCAAACAATACATGGATAAAGAAAGAGAACATCATCAGAACCAATCAATACATGGATAAAGAAAGAGATCTGTAGTCAAACTAACATCAGAACCAATCAATACATGGATAAAGTAAGAGATCTGTAGTCACACTAACATCAGAACCAATCAATACATGGATGCATGTCACACTAACATCAGAACCAATCAATACATGGATAAAGTAAGAGATCTGTAGTCAAACTAACATCAGAACCAATCAATGCATGGATGAAGTAAGAGATCTGTAGTCAATACATGGATGGATGAAGTAAGAGATCATCTGTAGTCACACTAACATCAGAACCAATCAATACATGGATAAAGTAAGAGATCTGTAGTCAAACTAACATCAGAACCAATCAATGCATGGATAAAGAAAGAGATCATTGACAAATTCCCTTTAATTCAAAGGTTAAAGTAAACAGTGGTCCCATGATATGGAGCATTGGTTTGACTGTAGAAGTACCCATCATAGTATTGCCATCTGTACAAAAGGATAAAGTACAGTACAACCATTCACCCCCCTACTATTCACCCCCTACTACCACCCCCTACTATCACCCCCTACTATCACCCCCCTACTATCACCCCTACTATCATCACCCCTACTATCACCCCCTACTATCACCTATCACCCCCCTACTATCACCTACCCCCTACTATCACCCCCCTACTATCACCTACCCCTACTATCACCTACCCCCTACTATCACCCCCCTACTATCACCCCCCTACTATCACCTTACCCCCTACTATCCCCCCTACTATCATCACCTATCACCCCCCCTACTATCACCCCCCTACTATCACCTACACCTATCACCCCCCTACTATCACCTATCACCCCCCTACTATCACCTACCCCCTACTATCACCCCCTACTATCACCCCTACTATCACCCCCCTACTATCACCCCCTACTATCACCTTAACCCCTACTATCACCTACACCCCCCTACTATCACCTACACCCCCTACTATCACCTCCCCCTACTATCACCCCCCTACTATCACCCCACCTACTATCACCCCCCCTACTATCACCTTAACCCCCTACTATCACCTCACCCCCTACTATCACCCCCCTACTATCACCCCCCCCTACTATCACCCCCCTACTATCACCTACACCTACTATCACCCCTACTATCACCTTAACCCCCTACTATCACCTCACCCCCCTACTATCACCTACCCCCTACTATCACCTACACACCCCTACTATCACCTACACCCCACTACTATCACCTACCCCCCTACTATCACCTTAACCCCTACTATCACCCCCCACTACTATCACCTACCCCCTACTATCACCCCACCTACTATCACCCCCCCTACTATCACCTTAACCCCCTACTATCACCTCCCCCCTACTCACCTACAACCTCCCCCTACTATCACTACATCCCCTACTATCACCCCCCACTACTATCACTACACCCTACTATCACCCCTACTATCACCCCTACTATCACCCCCCTACTATCACCTACACCCCTACTATCACCTACACCCCCCTACTATCCCCCCTACTATCACCTACACCCCCTACTATCACCTACACCCCCCACTACTATCACCTACACGCCCCACTACTATCACCTACACCCCCCCACTACTATCACCTACACCCCCACCTTACCCACCCCCACTACTACCACCTAAAACCCCCCCACTAACCCTCATTCAATAAAATAGTGTTCTTCTACATTTCCCAGATGAAGACATTGATAATTAATTAATGCATTGTATGTTATTGAACATTAATAATCAAATATTTAGAAAAGGCCCTTTAAAGGTCATAAAATGTGTAAAGGTCATGTAAAGGTCATGTAATTCTCTGACATGATAATACAGATAGAAAAAGTTAAAAGGCCAGTAACTGCTACCACCTCATTTGCATACCATGCAGAACAAGGCCAGTAACTGCTACCACCTCATTTGCATACCATGCAGAACAAGGCCAGTAACTGCTACCACCTCATTTGCTTTCCATGCAGAACAAGGCCAGTAACTGTAAATTCTCAACTTGACAGTTTATAAAGGCACTCAGTGAAGTAAGATTAAAGGCAACGGACTGTCTAGATTCTGCATAGTCCACAGGTAATTTTCTAGAGGTCTTCCCGTAATACAACCGAACCATGTAGAGCTGTGTATGCAGGAGATGCTCTGGAGTACTGAAAGAGCCCGTTTGGGTACAATCCAACTCTCGTCCTCGTTGGGACTTGTACCTCGTTCACATCCCCAGGGGTATCAACCTGGACATTTTGTGGCTCATTCTTTAAAAGGACATTTGGTGTAGGGTCTCTTTAAGGCTTTGGTCCAAGCAGCAGTAGCACTGTAGGAAGGACACCGCACTAGACCAGTGGAGGCtgtatagaaatagaatgaatagaactggCATCTCTCTATAAAAGCCTAGTccagatccccccccccccccacacacacacactcagagggtGTCTCAGGTAGAGTTGAGATatgcagaaaaaaaaaaaatgtacaattcACACGTGTATAATACACACTGGTACATGTCTGAAATAGGACAAATGTAAATCACCCTCCTAATTATCAAGTCAACGACGCCATATTGGATCACAACACCAGGCTTGCTATGGAAGCAAGTGTACCCAGGAGTTCACCAGTCAAAACCTGCCAGGGTGCTATGTTCCACgcccattctattcattctaGTTCTACGGGACGGCCATTCTGTTCATTCTAGTTCTACGGGACGGCCATTCTATTCATTCTAGTTCTACGGGGCGGCCATTCTGTTCATTCTAGTTCTACGGGACGTTCATTCTAGTTCTACGGGACGGCCATTCTGTTCATTCTAGTTCTACGGGAGTCTCATGACACTAGACCAGCGGTATCTCTATGACGTCGTCCTCGACGATCTCCCCCTGCGGCAGCGCCACGTGGTCATCGGGATCCCTCTTACAGCGGAGGTCGGAGAAGGGACTGAGCCAGGATGGGGAGAAGGGCCCTCCAAACGCTGACTTCATCGCCTCCCAGCAGGAAGTCTTCTCCCACCTGGCCTGCTCCCCCTTCAGACGTTCGATgccctggaacagagagagagagagacacacacacagagagagagacacacacagagagagagacacacacagagagagagacagagagagagacacacacagaacacagtgaGCTGTAGACAGAGGAAACTGAATCAAAACATGTCATTAATTTAGGGGCCCTAAGTACAATGTCCCCTTAGTCATGCATTGGTTTCAATGGGAGATCCTGTGAAACATGTGACTTAAGTGGCTGGTTTCCTGAATGACGTCTCCTTTTGGACTAACATGCTCAAACAGACAATTGGTGGGTGTGGAAACCAGGCCATGTTATTTCTGACACGGCACGGACACCGACGGTGTTGTCTCGTTCTACGTGTTGTCGAAGTTGTCGGCACACGACAACACAGTGAACAGACGCCCAGACTAACTCTGTCAGCGGAGGACGCCCAGACTAACTCTGTCAGCGGAGGACGCCCAGACTAACTCTGTCAGCGGAGGACGCCCAGACTAACTCTGTCAGCGGAGGACGCCCAGACTAACTCTGTCAGCGGAGGACGCCCAGACTAACTCTGTCAGCGGAGGACGCCCAGACTAACTCTGTCAGCGGAGGACGCCCAGACTAACTCTGTCAGCGGAGGACGTCCAGACTAACTCTGTCAGCGGAGGACGCCCAGACTAACTCTGTCAGCGGAGGACGCCCAGACTAACTCTGTCAGCGGAGGACGTCCAGACTAACTCTGTCAGCGGAGGACGTCCAGACTAACTCTGTCAGCGGAGGACGCCCAGACTAACTCTGTCAGCGGAGGACGCCCAGACTAACTCTGTCAGCGGAGGACGTCCAGACTAACTCTGTCAGCGGAGGACGTCCAGACTAACTCTGTCAGCGGAGGACGCCCAGACTAACTCTGTCAGCGGAGGACGTCCAGACTAACTCTGTCAGCGGAGGACGTCCAGACTAACTCTGTCAGCGGAGGACGTCCAGACTAACTCTGTCAGCGGAGGACGTCCAGACTAACTCTGTCAGCGGAGGACGTCCAGACTAACTCTGTCAGCGAAGGACGTCCAGACTAACTCTGTCAGCGAAGGACGTCCAGACATCAACCTATAAAACCCAATCAGGAGACAATAAGAAACTTTCAGAAAAACATGCATCATGCTTTGTTGTTTAAAGGAAAAACTCATTCACTCCACGGTAACGTTTTGGTGTTTAAGTGTGTGCAGCACGGCCTCCGTTCCCCTGGGTTGCAGGGCTTACCTCCGTCCCATTCAGAAAGCAGCCAGTCGGACAGCCTCAACGCTCAGAGAGACAGTTAAAAGCTTCAGTAGAAAATGGTAGGAGACACACCCGGGTTAACCAGTTAACCAAAGCCAAAGCAGAGTAAGGATAGATATAGGGGCATGCACACAAAAAAACACCCATTTGCAAATGACACGATATAAAACACAACAGTTCCTCAGAGAAAAAGAGAATTAATATATGATATAAGAAAATAAATAACAGCTTATTAAACAAATGGGAAATATTTATTCTTTCTCGGTGCCAAAGTGTTGAAAAACGTCAGTAAAACTAAAATAAAACATGTTATGTCTTCAGTAGCTGCTCACAGGCAAGACCCTCACAGCAGCAGTGTCATCCCACATGGACTCTGTTCCCCtctatagcgcactacttttgaccagggccccaatAGAatgtagcgcactacttttgaccagggccccaatAGAaggtagcgcactacttttgaccagggccccaatAGAatgtagcgcactacttttgaccagggccccaatAGAatgtagcgcactacttttgaccagggccccaatAGAaggtagcgcactacttttgaccagggccccaatAGAAAgcagcgcactacttttgaccggggcccCAATAGAaggtagcgcactacttttgaccagggccccaatagaaagtagtgcactatagagggaatagggtgccatttggagacGCAGGCCTCAGTTAGGTGACCGTCCTCCTCAACAACCATCCATTCAAACTAAAAACAGCAGGAACAGGAAGTCCAAAGGAAGACACAGATGAAGAACAAATGACATAACAGACCTGTTCCCCCAGACACAGATGACACCTCGTCCACGACTCAAAAGCCTTATcaagagagattgaaagagatttttttttttttaattctaggacttaattattttattttttaatctgtgtctgtctgggaaAACGGGACCAATTCAGTTTTTTTCTTCAAGCAAACAAAAAGATCACAGGAGATAAAGGAACCTTTATTATATAAACTCCGCTGATCGATAAAATCTCAGGAAAAGTGCATATTTGTCATGATTTATGACGTGTAGCTTGATATGTTTCGACGCTGATATTGGAGTACTACTACTGTATAATCAGTTTTGTTGGTTAATATTTTAGTATTTAGTAAAACTCCCCTTTTAATTTTACTTCGCAAAATATATTTGAACTTGTTTAGTTCGTTTTGTGAATCACGACCCTCTAGTTTACACGTCTCCAAAAATAACTCAAAATTAAACGTTTTAATTCACAACATAAAAACGTAAATTCTGGAGAAAACTACAGAATAAATAAAAACCTTGACTTTTATATGCAGAACTTGGCACATAAGAAATGAGAAAGATCAAATGAGTCAACGCCAACTTTTACAAATATTCTGAAACAACATGTTTTCTTGTCTCCTAAAAGAAGAATAAAACTTTCAAAATGAGCCGCATGTGGAGAGTAACCTTCTTTAAAAACACAAGAAAAATATGAGTGTTTAACAAAAGTAAGAGGGCTACTAACCTACTGATCCTCCACACACACTATACTTCCACCTGGCTTTAAAAGCCTCTCCAAACGGTCAACTGTACAGGCCTAGTGAAAAGACAATGTGGTGTCCCTCTGTGCTGGGTTAGTTATGTATCAGAGAAGAAGAATCACAAGGCAGGAGGGGTTCAGTTTTTGACTGACAGGAGGACGGAAGGAAGCCTGAGTGCCAGATCGGTTTGTGCTATTATGCCAACTCCTGACTTGGACATGATAGCACCAACAAACTGGCACTcagagagaagagacacagagagaggggagggagagacacagagagagggggagggagagacagagagagagggggagggagagacacagagaggggggaagacacagagagggagggaggagagaagggggagggagagacacagagagggagggaggagagaagggggagggagagacacagagagagagggaggagagaagggggagggagagacacagagagagagggaggagagaagggggagggagagacacagagagagagggaggagagaagggggagggagagacacagagagagagggaggagagaagggggagggagagacacagagagagagggaggagagaagggggagggagagacacagagagagagggaggagagaagggggagggagagacacagagagagagggaggagagaagggggagggagagacacagagagagagggaagagagaagggggagggagagagagagggaagagagaaggggagggagagagagagagggagcagagagagacacagagagaggagcagagagagacacagagagagggggagggagagacacagagagaggggagggagagacacagagagagggggagggagagacacagagagagagggaggagagaaggggagacagagagggggagagacagagtgattcAGAAAACCAGAACAAATCAACAGCATACATAAGAGTGAAAAACAGGCACGTTTGAAACGTTTTATTGTAGGTACATTTTTCTCTGCAACTCCACTTGACTTTTGTTCCCAAGCAACATAAAAAAAACTGTGGCAATATAGAAGTGATGAAGTTGTTCAGAGTTATGAGGGATTACAATCACGTTCAGCATTGTCAAGGAGTGTTGTGGAGGAGAGTCAGGgtgaggtggagggatggggtggttcacacacacctctgtctcAGAGTCTGTTTTACCCCCGGGTGGCTAAGCTCAGACCACATACTGGTAGGATTCAGCCTTCCCATGGGCCTTGCCAGGTCGGGTCAACGGGACAAACCAGAATATGGAGAAGGGGTGTCCAAATACCGCCTTCGTGTTCATCCACTTAGTTTTTTTaccccatcttctctcctcctttttcAACTGTTCTATGCCCTGGAAAAACGAGACACAACCAGACTTCAGTGGACTGTGAACCAATCAAACTTCTTCCTCCCTGATTGACATTCTGACTGACTAATCACAGGACTCCCTTTGTTTTTTTCCTTGTGATTTAAAACCACTCTTTCAAATCTAAAGTTACAAAGTGGCTTAAGTTATGACTAAATGACCACAGGCTAATGTACAGACTAAATGACCACAGGCTAATGTACAGACTAAATGACCACAGGCTAATGTACAGACTAAATGACCACAGGCTAATGTACAGACTAAATGACCACAGGCTAATGTACAGACTAAATGGCCACAGGCTAATGTACAGACTAAATGACCACAGGCTAATGTACAGACTAAATGACCACAGGCTGATATACAGACTAAATGACCACAGGCTAATATACAGACTAAATGACCACAGGCTAATATACAGACTAAATGACCACAGGCTAATGTACAGACTAAATGACCACAGGCTGATGTACAGACTAAATGACCACAGGCTAATGTACAGACTAAATGACCACAGGCTAATGTACAGACTAAATGACCACAGGCTGATATACAGACTAAATGACCACagtacagagcattcggaaagtattcagaccccttgactttttccacattttgttacgttacagcctcattctaaaattaataaaatacaaatcctcaatctacacacaataccccataatgacatcacaataccccataatgacatcacaataccccataatgacagcacaataccccataatgacagcacaataccccataatgacatcacaataccccataatgacatcacaataccccataatgacatcacaataccccataatgacatcacaataccccataatgacagcacaataccccataatgacagcacaataccccataatgacatcacaataccccataatgacaaagcaaaaacaggtttagaagtTTTATGCAAAcatataaaaaaaactaaaatatcacctttacgtaagtattcaaaccctttactcagtactttgttgaagcacctttggcagcgattacagactcaagtcttcttgggtatgatgctacaagcttggcacacctgtatttagggagtttctcccatccttctctgcagatcctctcaagctctgtcaagttggatggggagtgtctattttcaggtctctccagagatggtagattgggttcaagtccgggctctggctgggccactcaagaacattcagagacttgtcccgaagccactcctgcgttgtcttgtctgtgtgcttagggtcgttgtcctgttggaaggtgaacctacgccccagtctgaggtcctgagtgctctggagcaggttttcatcaaggatctctctgtactttgctcagttcatctttccctcgatcctgactagtctcccactccgtgctgctgaaaaacatccccacagcatgatgctgccaccaccatgcttcaccacttggcattcaggtcaaaatagttcaatcttggtttcatcagaccagaaaatcttgtttctcatgatcagggtcctttaggggccttttggcaaactccaagtgggctgtcttgtgccttttactgaggagtggtttccgtttgcccactctaccataaagtcctgattggtagagtgctgcagagatggttgtccttctggaaggttctcccatctccacagaggaacccttgagctctgtcagagtgaccatcaggtcgttggtcacctccctgaccaaggcccttctcccccgattgctcagtttggccgggtggccagctctagcaagagtcttggtggttccaaacttcttccatttcagaatgatggaggccactgtgttcttggggaccttcaatgctgcatgaatgttttggtacccttccccagatctgtgcctcaaaacaattctgtctcggagctctacggacaattccttcaacctcatggcttggtttttgctctgacatgcactgtcaactgtgggacctttatatagacaggcgtgtgcctttccaaatcatgtccaatcaattgaatttaccacaggtggactccaatcaagttatagaaacatctcaatgatgaacaatggaaacaggatgcacctgacctccattttgagtctcatagcaaaaggtctgaatacttatgtaaataagtaatatttctgtttatttttaaatcaattttagaatacggctgtaacgtaacaaaatgtggaaaaaggccaagggtctgaatacttcctgaattcCTGAACTAAATGTCAACACACTGAGGTCTAATGAACATCCTTCCCCACTTGAGGCTTCATGAGAGAGAATACAGCCATAGAAAATATAACTTCTAGGAATACACCCGGGGCCCCCGACTACGCCCACCCGGGGCCCCCGACTACGCCCACCCGGGGCCCCCGACTACGCACACCCGGGGCCCCCGACTACGCAATCAGGCCTGAAGTTGCAGACCAAAAATACTTCAGAGCAAGAAAGCAGAGTTAGTTTAATTAGAGTTTTAAAGCACTAAACGTTGTACAGACATGCACACagagaggtctacagtctactatagaacagagaggtctacaatctaccatagaacacacagaggtctacagtctaccatagaacacacagaggtctacagtctactatagaacacacagagaggtctacagtctactatagaacacacagagaggtctacagtctactatagaacacacagagaggcctacagtctactatagaacacacagagaggcctacagtctactatagaacacacagagaggcctacagtctactatagaacacacagagaggtctacagtctactatagaacacacagagaggtctacagtctactatagaacacacagagaggtctacagtctactatagaacacacagagaggtctacagtctactatagaacacacagagaggtctacagtctactatagaacacacagagaggtctacagtctactatagaacacacagagaggtctacagtctactatagaacacacagagaggtctacagtctactatagaacacacagagaggtctacagtctactatagaacacacagagaggtctacagtctactatagaacacacagagaggtctacagtctactatagaacacacagaggtctacagtctactatagaacacacagagaggtctacagtctactatagaacacacagagaggtctacagtctactatagaacacacagagaggtctacagtctactatagaacacacagagaggtctacagtctactatagaacacacagagaggtctacagtctactatagaacacacagaggtctacagtctactatagaacacacagaggtctacagtctactatagaacacacagagaggtctacagtctactatagaacacacagagaggtctacagtctactatagaacacagagaggtctacagtctactatagaacacacagaggtctacagtctactatagaacacagagaggtctacagtctactatagaacacacagaggtctacagtctactatagaacacacagaggtctacagtctactaaCTACATGGTTTATGACGGTTCAGTGAGAGGAAACTGATCCTCTCACACAGATGCACGTTTCTTCCTATCAGCAAGCCTTGAGCTGTTTCAAGTTGACTACTTCCTTTATAGTTGTGTGCTTATGCCATTACCTCTTTTGATATTGGCCATCCCTTGCATGCTGTTTGGTGGTATGAATAGACCCCAGGTCTCTCATTTGTGTCTCATTCCTCCTCCACGTCTATTCTGTattctctcactcctcctccacGTCTATTCTGTATTctctcactcctcactcctcctctaatccttctcacccccccccccttttaagatttagatgcactattgtaaagtggctgttccactggatgtcataaggtgaatgcaccaatttgtaagtcgctctggataagagcgtctgcaaaatgacttaaatgtaaatgtttatatTAGAAAATGTCTGTTACTGTAGAAACAAGACTGGACTCATAGATCCCACTCAGAGATGATCCGACTACGAAGCAGAGCCTTCTCTATACACTCTTAGACACTAACTCCCACTTAAGTCCAATTTTCAGGACACTAAGTGAAAATTTCCACTCAAAGTGGAAGTTAGGATTCACCTCTGTACGGGTAAGCTGCTGTAGAGAGGTTAAGGTTCATAGGTCATACATATAGTAGATAAGCACCAAAGCAACAGCAGTTGGGGAGCAGACTTGGCTTAAATACATTAGGTAAAATACTTGGCAGGTGCACTTGATGAAGTTTGCCCGTACAAATGGAATAGGCCTAGCTGAAACGCCAaatagaatagtcccaaaagtgcaaaacGCCACCCTGCACATCAGTCAAGCTATATAAAAGCACAAACCTAAAGCATGTTGACATAACATGATGCATTTAATCCAggtctgatgaagaggaggaggtgaaggggaggaagagaggaacatgTTTGGTCTTACGTACCGTCTCGTCTGTACAGATGGAATGGACCTGAGTCCCGAACATCACAGAGgtgaagatgaggaagaggagggccTCAAAGcacaggaggatgaggaggatgacgGTCGCAGGAGGTGAGAAGGAACTGCACTCTGGGAGTTGGAGTtcaggaaggaggggggagacacACGTTTACACTCACAGCACAGTGGAAGCAACATTTCTAGACGGGTTGATGCGCTCTAAGCAGCTGGatgtttggggcggcagggtagcctagtggttagagcgttggactagtaacggaaaggttgcaagttcgaatccccgagctgacaaggtacaaatctgtcgttctgcccctgaacaggcagttaacccactgttcctaggcagtcattgaaaataagaatttcttcttaactgacttgcctagtaaaataaaatttaaaaatgtTGTACATCACAGTCTTATCAGATAGATGACTGGGACGATGGCAAAGGTGAATAAAGAAGTCAGGATTCAGTTATGGCGTCATTGTTTTAGCACCATCTACAGAGTTATTAAAAACTATGGCACGCGACATGGGTCAATGTGCCAATAAACTTTTGGGGCTTTTCAAAAATGGAACAATATGCAGAGTttatatcacacacacagacagtcgtACACTAACTGAGCAACATACTGTAGCACTGCAGAGCTATGTGGAAACAAGGAGACTCCATATTCTCTGAGCTTCTGGGAATAAACTACCTTCACAGAGCggccatgagatgggtgggtattgatcagtttccccatgagatgggtgggtatggaacagtttccccatgagatgggtgggtatggaacagtttccccatgagatgggtgggtatggaacagtttccccatgagatgggtgggtattgatcagtttccccatgagatgggtgggtatggaacagtttccccatgagatgggtgggtatggaacagtttccccatgagatgggtgggtatggaacagtttccccatgagatgggtgggtattgatcagtttccccatgagatgggtgggtatggaacagtttccccatgagatgggtgggtatggaacagtttccccatgagatgggtgggtatggaacagtttccccatgagatggggggatatggaacagtttccccatgagatgggtgggaatggaacagtttccccatgagatgggtgggtatggaaccatttccccatgagatgggtgggtatggaaccatttccccatgagatgggtgggtatggaacagtttaccatgagatgggtgggtatggaacagtttccccatgagatgggtgggtatgga from Oncorhynchus keta strain PuntledgeMale-10-30-2019 unplaced genomic scaffold, Oket_V2 Un_contig_3904_pilon_pilon, whole genome shotgun sequence includes:
- the LOC118381406 gene encoding palmitoyltransferase ZDHHC3-A-like, whose translation is CVFQMYIALISLHSLVMVVFHFLYCFEDDWTKCSSFSPPATVILLILLCFEALLFLIFTSVMFGTQVHSICTDETGIERLKGEQARWEKTSCWEAMKSAFGGPFSPSWLSPFSDLRCKRDPDDHVALPQGEIVEDDVIEIPLV